The window GTAGCCTTCCCCCTTGGATGGATAGTTTTATACCCGATAAGTGGCTTTTCCCACAAATTAGAACCACAGGTCACCCATATTTTGACCTTGAATCTGACGAATGCTTCACGATTAATTACGGTGGCAATGTCGCGAATACGGGAACAAAAAACGGCTTTATTCATTTAATTAAATGGGACAAATACCACCCACTACAAAGATGGCGTATTTTTGGCCGTGATGGTCACCCAGCCTTCATTGCTGCAACAGCACACTCACTCGGAGTAACACGTCACCATGTACTAGTATTTGAAACTGCAGCTCAAGTCGAACCACTTCGAATGATGGGAATTCGCTCCGTTCAGCCGCAGCAACACCGAACCCCAGTTTGGATCATTCGTAAAGCCGATTTACAGCTAGGACAAGAGTTTGTCATTGCCGATTACCTCGAATTGGACTTCGACACGTCTGACATCATGTGCAATTACGATGACTCAGACAGTGAAATCACCCTTTATGGTCAATATCTCGGAGCGATGGACAAATCTGAACCTCAATATTCGAGAGATAAACGTACCTTCGGTGGAAGAGTCCCCAATCAATTAGCGGGTTACCCAGCAGCCCCCATTGACGTTGGTGGGTTGGTCAGAGCAAGAATCGACGTCCAACCTCTCACAGTCAGAGAGATCACCAGTGATTTTCGTTTAATTCGCGACGATCAATTGTTCTGGGATATGAATGACCCAGCGTATCGAGGACATTTTCAATTCCCTGAACAATTTGAACATATTTATTGGGCCGCCGTTGGATACCGAAAAGATCATGTACTTCAACGTGTTGCTGATGCCTACGAAGATTATCCTGGCCGTTTATACACGAATGATAGCTTACCGCAGAACGATCAGCCTTCGGCCTTAGTACATATGGATTGCTTAGCCATGCGCCTGACGGATGCGTATCAGTTTCCTACCGATTGCGTTATGAGAACACCTCAATTTATGCCGAGAAAGAACAGCCACACCCAAGATGATGGTTACATTTTTACCGCTGTCGTGCGCAATAACACTACCCATTCCATCGGTAATGGCAAAGAAATTTGGATTTTTGATGCCCAGCATCTTGCGCAAGGTCCACTCGCAATTTTAGGCCATCCAAAACTGAACTTTGCCACAACCAATCATGCTCTCTGGGTCGCCAATATAGGGCCAAGACCCCTCGATGTTTATAACGCCAATGTAGGGGATTTCTTTCGCTCTAAAGCCAGCAACCATAGGAGCTCAGTAAAAGAAGTAATCGAACAGTATATTCTACCGAGATTTGGTTGACAGTACTTTCAAAATTTTTCCCAGCGTAAGCTCTAAACACAACAATTTAGAAGCATCACCATAAATACAACAGCAAAATAAATAAGGAAGTTTTTAATGAACGTAACAACCACGGCCTTGAGTACTTTTATTCTCTCTATGGGCTTAAGCAGCGCCTCTGTTCAAGCATCATCAACGGTTGGCCCTTCTCTCTCGAACTATCAGGGGACTTATACTTGCTACCCTGAAGCGATTTATGAGCCCAATGACATTGAAGAAGTACAAAGGATTGTTAAAGATGCATTAGTTCGAGGCAAAAAAGTGATGACTGGCAACCGCAAATTTGCCAGCCAAATTGATGCGGCTTGTGCTGGTGATGATCAAGTTCAGCTCACACTGAGTAATATGAATAAAATTCTCCATTTCGATTCAAACACCAAACGCATCACCGTCGAGGCAGGTCTAAGATTTAACGATCTGAATGACTTCCTCCGTCATCAAGGCTATGCGATTAATATGGTGACCGAACTGGCTATTTTTACTATTGGTGGCATGCTCGGGAGTGGTACTCATGGCTCTACATTAACAAAGCCAAGTAATATGTTGGCGGATTACGTCACCGAACTCAAAGTCGTCGATGGGCAAGGCAATGTCAGAGTGCTGAATGGCGATTTACTCGATGCGGCAAGAGTCAATCTAGGGGTCTTAGGGGTCGTTGTCGAAGTAACCTTAGCGCTAGAAGATGCATTTAAAGTCAGTGCCGAGGTTAAAGGCTATCGGGATGATACTGGCTTAGAAGATA is drawn from Vibrio campbellii CAIM 519 = NBRC 15631 = ATCC 25920 and contains these coding sequences:
- a CDS encoding carotenoid oxygenase family protein; translation: MKRRTFLKGMTGASLFPHQLLANPNTGRSVFPTSIMQGSLEPASGELHLIYGQVPNDIHGHVFFAEGIPLEPGHLSPSGRGALTRIDFSPEKVTFLRKMIDTPSAIMQQHIDWGFDKFRLLGGLAYYSPSMGFVNYCNTAPNYLGNNRFALSHEGGAPYEFDALSLDLITPIGHYNEWQSSLPPWMDSFIPDKWLFPQIRTTGHPYFDLESDECFTINYGGNVANTGTKNGFIHLIKWDKYHPLQRWRIFGRDGHPAFIAATAHSLGVTRHHVLVFETAAQVEPLRMMGIRSVQPQQHRTPVWIIRKADLQLGQEFVIADYLELDFDTSDIMCNYDDSDSEITLYGQYLGAMDKSEPQYSRDKRTFGGRVPNQLAGYPAAPIDVGGLVRARIDVQPLTVREITSDFRLIRDDQLFWDMNDPAYRGHFQFPEQFEHIYWAAVGYRKDHVLQRVADAYEDYPGRLYTNDSLPQNDQPSALVHMDCLAMRLTDAYQFPTDCVMRTPQFMPRKNSHTQDDGYIFTAVVRNNTTHSIGNGKEIWIFDAQHLAQGPLAILGHPKLNFATTNHALWVANIGPRPLDVYNANVGDFFRSKASNHRSSVKEVIEQYILPRFG